A single region of the Stenotrophomonas sp. Marseille-Q4652 genome encodes:
- a CDS encoding SNF2-related protein: protein MELIDNISRLLGDDLKKTLRPGARLKVAASCFSMYAYEALKAELEKIDELDFIFTSPTFVGNEVTDKIRKERKEFHIPKLDRERSLYGSEFEIQLRNKLTQRAVAKECAEWIRRKAKFKSNRTKAPMQQFACVQAGGTDTAYMPLHGFTAVDLGYQQGNAVSNLVNKMDEAPFAATYLSLFDQIWNDPEKLEDVTAQICEHIASVYQENSPESIYFLMLYNIFNEFLDDIDEDVLPNDRTGYQDTLIWNKLFNYQKDAATGIINKLETYSGCILADSVGLGKTFTALAVIKYYELRNRSVLVLCPKKLADNWLNYNRNLKTNIFARDRFNYDVLCHTDLSRTGGESFGTPLNRINWGNYDLVVIDESHNFRNNDAYKDKETRYQKLMRKVIQEGVKTKVLMLSATPVNNRFNDLRNQLALAYEGDSENLTKKLRTDRSVEEIFRGAQAAFNAWSKLPPEERTARAILDSLDFDFFELLDSVTIARSRKHIQTFYDTKDIGQFPERRKPLSFHCPLTERSDVLGFNEIFEQLSLLKLAVYAPISYILPSRLKKYEEIYDTKVGRKGTLRQADREKSLQALMTVNLLKRLESSVQSFRLTLQSLRANNEVTLAKIAAFNQSGGAVTVGDLTEVLEGLDAEDDELPMPGDEGGEIGSKIKISLADMDLPSWEHELKVDLQVIDALLASMNKITPQDDAKLQHLKALLLGKIANPINPGNGKVLIFTAFADTADYLYANLAPELLATLAIHTAKVTGKGAPQSTIKSKTQKRSYDFQELLTLFSPRSKEKAVVLPDEPHEVDLLIGTDCISEGQNLQDCDYLINYDIHWNPVRIIQRFGRVDRIGSPNSSIQLVNYWPDISLDEYINLKERVESRMMIADVTATGDDNVLSAQANDVSYRKEQLRRLQEEVIELEDLKTGVSITDLGLNDFRMDLLNYVKAHGELSNVPNGMHAVVPARLEMGLRPGAIFTLRNRNAGITLNQHNRLHPYYLVYINREGEVIHDHTEVKRLLDLVRTCCKGQDKPFVDVCQRFNQETADGRKMQVYSDLLGKTIRSMIEVKEEKDLDSLFSGGKTTALVNTIAGLDDFELITFLVIQEAG, encoded by the coding sequence ATGGAACTGATCGACAACATCAGCCGGTTGCTTGGCGACGATCTCAAGAAGACCCTCCGGCCAGGCGCGCGCCTGAAGGTCGCGGCCTCGTGCTTTTCGATGTACGCCTACGAGGCGCTGAAAGCCGAGCTGGAAAAGATCGACGAGCTGGACTTCATCTTCACCTCGCCCACCTTTGTTGGCAACGAGGTCACCGACAAGATTCGCAAAGAGCGAAAGGAATTCCACATTCCCAAGCTCGACCGGGAGCGCAGCCTCTACGGCAGCGAGTTTGAAATCCAACTGCGCAACAAGCTGACCCAGCGGGCGGTGGCCAAGGAGTGCGCAGAGTGGATACGGCGCAAGGCCAAATTCAAGAGCAACCGCACTAAAGCGCCGATGCAGCAGTTCGCCTGCGTGCAGGCTGGTGGTACCGACACGGCTTACATGCCCCTGCACGGGTTCACGGCTGTCGATCTCGGGTACCAGCAAGGCAATGCGGTATCCAACCTCGTCAACAAGATGGACGAGGCACCCTTTGCTGCCACGTACCTGAGCCTGTTCGATCAGATCTGGAATGACCCCGAAAAGCTCGAGGACGTGACAGCGCAGATTTGCGAGCACATCGCCTCGGTCTACCAAGAGAACTCACCCGAGAGCATCTACTTCCTGATGCTCTACAACATCTTCAACGAGTTCCTAGACGACATCGACGAAGACGTCCTGCCCAACGACCGCACCGGCTACCAGGACACCCTGATCTGGAACAAGCTCTTTAACTACCAGAAGGATGCTGCCACCGGGATCATCAACAAGCTGGAAACCTACAGCGGCTGCATCCTTGCCGACAGCGTCGGCTTGGGCAAGACCTTCACCGCACTGGCCGTCATCAAGTATTACGAGCTGCGCAACCGGTCAGTGCTGGTGCTCTGCCCCAAGAAGCTGGCGGATAACTGGCTGAACTACAACCGCAACCTTAAGACCAACATCTTCGCCCGCGACCGGTTCAACTACGACGTCCTCTGCCACACGGATCTGTCCCGCACCGGCGGCGAGTCCTTCGGTACGCCGCTGAACCGAATCAACTGGGGCAACTACGACCTCGTCGTCATCGATGAGTCACACAACTTCCGCAACAACGATGCCTACAAGGACAAGGAAACCCGCTACCAGAAGCTGATGCGCAAGGTGATCCAAGAAGGGGTCAAGACCAAGGTGCTGATGTTGTCGGCAACGCCAGTGAACAACCGCTTTAACGACTTGCGCAACCAACTGGCCCTGGCCTACGAAGGCGACTCCGAAAACCTCACAAAAAAACTGCGCACGGACAGAAGCGTTGAGGAGATTTTCCGAGGCGCACAAGCAGCCTTCAATGCGTGGTCGAAGCTCCCCCCGGAAGAACGTACCGCGCGTGCGATCCTCGACTCACTGGACTTCGACTTCTTCGAGCTGCTCGACAGCGTCACCATCGCACGCTCGCGTAAGCACATCCAGACCTTCTACGACACCAAGGACATCGGTCAATTTCCGGAGCGCCGCAAACCGTTGTCGTTTCACTGCCCGTTGACTGAGCGGTCGGACGTGTTGGGCTTCAACGAAATTTTCGAGCAACTCTCACTGCTCAAGCTGGCCGTGTATGCGCCCATCAGCTACATCCTGCCCAGCCGTCTGAAAAAGTACGAGGAGATCTACGACACCAAGGTAGGCCGCAAGGGCACGCTGCGCCAAGCCGACCGCGAAAAGAGCCTGCAGGCCCTGATGACGGTCAACCTGCTCAAACGGCTTGAAAGTTCGGTGCAGTCGTTCCGGCTAACACTACAATCGCTGCGGGCCAACAACGAAGTCACCCTCGCAAAGATCGCCGCGTTCAATCAATCCGGCGGCGCGGTCACGGTGGGCGACCTCACGGAAGTGCTGGAAGGACTGGATGCAGAGGACGATGAGCTGCCAATGCCCGGCGACGAGGGCGGCGAGATCGGCAGCAAGATCAAGATCAGCCTCGCCGACATGGATTTGCCGTCCTGGGAACACGAACTGAAGGTGGACTTACAGGTCATCGATGCCTTGCTGGCTTCGATGAACAAGATCACGCCGCAGGACGACGCCAAGTTGCAGCACCTCAAAGCACTACTGCTCGGCAAGATTGCAAACCCAATCAACCCCGGGAACGGGAAGGTGCTGATCTTCACAGCCTTTGCTGACACCGCTGATTACCTGTACGCCAACCTTGCGCCGGAGCTGCTGGCTACGCTCGCCATCCACACGGCCAAGGTCACCGGCAAGGGGGCACCGCAGTCCACCATCAAGAGCAAAACTCAGAAGCGCAGCTATGACTTCCAGGAGCTGCTCACCCTGTTTTCCCCTCGTTCTAAAGAGAAGGCGGTGGTACTGCCGGACGAGCCGCACGAGGTGGATCTGCTGATCGGCACCGATTGCATCTCCGAAGGCCAGAACCTGCAGGACTGCGACTACCTGATCAACTACGACATCCACTGGAACCCGGTGCGCATCATCCAGCGCTTTGGCCGGGTTGATCGCATTGGCTCGCCCAATAGCAGCATCCAGCTGGTCAACTACTGGCCCGACATCTCGCTCGACGAGTACATCAACCTCAAAGAGCGCGTCGAGAGCCGGATGATGATCGCCGACGTGACCGCCACAGGTGACGACAACGTGCTGTCTGCGCAGGCTAACGACGTGTCGTACCGCAAGGAGCAACTGCGTCGCCTGCAGGAGGAAGTCATCGAGCTGGAGGATTTGAAGACCGGTGTCTCGATCACCGACCTGGGCCTCAACGACTTCCGGATGGATTTGCTCAACTACGTCAAAGCCCACGGCGAACTGAGCAATGTGCCTAACGGGATGCACGCAGTGGTTCCCGCCAGACTCGAGATGGGCCTACGGCCGGGCGCGATCTTCACGCTGCGCAATCGGAACGCCGGGATCACCCTCAACCAGCACAACCGCCTGCACCCGTACTACCTCGTCTACATCAACCGCGAGGGCGAGGTCATTCACGACCACACTGAGGTCAAGCGCCTGCTTGATCTGGTACGCACCTGCTGCAAAGGCCAGGACAAGCCGTTTGTCGACGTGTGCCAGCGCTTCAATCAGGAAACGGCCGATGGCCGCAAGATGCAGGTGTATTCGGACCTGCTTGGCAAGACCATTCGCTCCATGATCGAGGTGAAGGAAGAGAAGGATCTGGACAGCCTGTTCAGCGGCGGCAAGACCACCGCGCTGGTCAATACCATCGCCGGGCTGGACGACTTCGAACTGATCACCTTCCTCGTGATTCAGGAGGCTGGATGA